In a single window of the Deinococcus aetherius genome:
- a CDS encoding LAGLIDADG family homing endonuclease: MTTAPDRSLSNFDENAHHIAKRQYLQAGDGDLGGMFRRIADWVAGAEVPEARLAWAQKYYDLMAEKKFCPGGRVLAGAGTQHGNVLNCFVQGSTEHNPESFDGVMEVAKKLALVTKVGGGNGVNLDVYTPRAASSRPDAGVRGWAYMSATHPDVGDFIEGLMRPPTQPDGEKQPVAVRNWTRVVYGHAIPAELVASARLNGVQIVRALPEGVQAVADDMGGIIDAARAVAESAKVGVEPRIDLSEMRPEGAPIKGSGGTSSGPVSFLMEIFDNFLEWANRGGETSGPINTLRFVYAPVLRVVRQGGCLHPDTLVHTSRGTLRLRELVDARSFGHQGHALEVATDEGWRHSPEGFNNGLADTLRVGLENGLTLQGTPNHKLKVLREDGSHEWVRFDELQSGDWAIQVLDGHTGTPALLEPLPELHFNTKCIRTPETLTEDLAFWLGYLWGDGFVSGNRVGFAVAHGSPMMEETPRLFRDLFGLELRQEQKEDDRSVVFVTRSAALVAWLERNDLLKGKALTLEVPRPVRQAPRPVLGAFLRGLFEADGTLLHGYPQLSAASRQLAEDVVVLLGGLGIPAKLTRYEALPNRYSKREHYRLNVVSGKGLERYVERVGWLLGSRFEALGSFQPDPARESAWPLPHASGLLAGVHGSLPAGRKGSPSAYTGTRKTLSRYIRGERGLTASGYAALALNPQIANALPAFDHDEYYVRVQGVTPGERILTLDISVEENHTYLANGMVSHNTRRGAGMATISIEHPDVLDFLTAKDLDREAAEGDISTFNISILVTEKFWQTLERDGLWHVDVQEVPGKYYLEPQAGMYNGHLPTLPERAEDGARGVPLYRAAPQGRYNPADKRPGLPAKWLWDQIAQHAWATGEPGLIFVDRVNEYSALKGLGKRYEIRSTNPCVTGDTLVAVADGRGAVSFRELTEAGVDVPVYTKDGRGDVVVRWMRNPRVTGYDQPIYEVTFDDGLKVRVTRNHRFNLTDGTAREALALRPGDSVASLTQFHAKFDEVLPHMTKTRSQDYVWLTSGKGKPKGEHRLIAAFSLGRALKTGEVVHHRDYDAQNNHPGNLEVMTVEAHDDLHRTDMLGDNNPMRERWWGQLTDAEKDAYRSRMSVSTSGERNGRHSGLSHTELEEAARELARSLGRGFTNREWQTHAKERGLPQSFSDHREAELGSVNALSERVANDLGLPVLPRGVGQSRQIVHNFDLYQSALDSGYVAVRHEGNFYPIVTRACEDCRTHYEQPWSRREVSYCRPCGLKRASAAGREGARATMGRVSENTSERQVRAFNDLKFRLGRRPFKTEWEAHCREVGVPVRLHPGGLPTYAALTERASMANHRVVTVEYVGREDVYNGTVDEFHNYYIGHHTVSAEGEKPRFSYVNTRQCGEIPLTIGEPCDLGAINLAAYVKGSTFDYAAFRADVRTCVRFLDDVLDVNVFALEDNRVASQDLRRLGLGVMGLADALIKMGLRYDNEAGREAIYEIMSALREEAVAESERLGQERGVYPVYGRNAKKIPHGPRRNVAVLTVAPTGTTSMLMGVSSGIEPVFSPFIWRKIGSEYRALLAPLFVELLNQYPAPAGLEKDGGWDWDKVTEAISENHGSVVGLAFIPEALQQVFVCAHDIKPEDHVRMQGTVQRAFDDGGQHAANSLSKTINLPHEATVEDVQDAYSEAYRTGCKGITVYRDGSRQFQVLSTSKKKEKKAEETPAEAVAEVMGEKTGEVVTQPEVQSVPAPVAPAAGPVQPAARPAAPSAPVYERPARLQGITDMVKLTDPTSGHRRSFLVTVNHLGGKPVEVMVISGRAGDEANADSEALGRVVSIALQYGVPASALVKTLRGINGGLYGSYNGRLVGSKADLIAVALETFQKDMDAASLPPLAGASVDAPALAPAAPSGVSVEGLSRERCPVCEERAVIREEGCLKCQACGYSKCG, from the coding sequence ATGACCACCGCGCCCGACCGCAGCCTCAGCAACTTCGACGAGAACGCCCATCACATCGCCAAGCGGCAGTACCTCCAGGCGGGGGACGGCGACCTGGGCGGCATGTTCCGCCGCATCGCCGACTGGGTGGCGGGGGCGGAGGTGCCCGAGGCGCGGCTCGCGTGGGCGCAGAAGTACTACGACCTGATGGCCGAGAAGAAGTTCTGCCCCGGCGGGCGCGTGCTGGCGGGGGCTGGGACGCAACACGGGAACGTTCTCAACTGCTTTGTGCAAGGTAGTACAGAACATAATCCTGAGAGCTTCGACGGCGTCATGGAAGTCGCCAAGAAGCTCGCCCTGGTGACCAAGGTGGGCGGCGGCAACGGGGTCAACCTCGACGTGTACACGCCCCGCGCCGCCTCCAGCCGCCCCGACGCGGGCGTGCGCGGCTGGGCCTATATGAGCGCCACCCACCCCGACGTGGGCGACTTCATCGAGGGGCTGATGCGGCCCCCCACCCAGCCCGACGGGGAGAAGCAGCCCGTCGCGGTGCGGAACTGGACCCGGGTAGTGTATGGCCACGCCATCCCCGCCGAACTTGTCGCCAGCGCCCGCTTGAATGGAGTGCAGATCGTCCGCGCGCTCCCCGAGGGCGTGCAGGCCGTCGCCGACGACATGGGCGGCATCATCGACGCGGCCCGGGCAGTCGCCGAGAGCGCCAAGGTGGGCGTCGAGCCCCGCATCGACCTCTCCGAGATGCGGCCGGAGGGGGCGCCCATCAAGGGCTCGGGCGGCACGAGCAGCGGTCCGGTCTCCTTCCTGATGGAGATTTTCGACAACTTCCTGGAGTGGGCCAACCGGGGCGGGGAGACGAGCGGGCCGATCAATACGCTGCGGTTCGTGTATGCGCCGGTGCTGCGTGTTGTGAGGCAGGGAGGCTGTCTGCACCCCGATACCCTCGTGCACACCAGCCGGGGTACCTTGCGACTGCGTGAACTCGTGGACGCGCGGAGCTTCGGGCACCAGGGGCACGCGCTGGAGGTCGCCACCGACGAGGGTTGGCGACACAGCCCGGAAGGGTTCAACAACGGGTTGGCGGACACGCTTCGGGTTGGGTTGGAAAACGGGCTAACCCTCCAGGGCACGCCCAACCACAAGCTCAAGGTGCTGCGGGAGGACGGCTCGCACGAGTGGGTGCGCTTCGACGAACTCCAGTCCGGCGACTGGGCGATTCAGGTGCTCGACGGGCACACCGGCACGCCCGCCCTGCTCGAACCGCTGCCGGAGCTGCACTTCAACACCAAGTGCATCCGCACGCCCGAAACGCTGACCGAAGACCTCGCCTTCTGGCTCGGCTACCTGTGGGGCGACGGCTTCGTGAGCGGCAACCGCGTGGGCTTCGCCGTCGCGCACGGCTCCCCGATGATGGAAGAGACCCCGCGCCTCTTCCGCGACCTCTTCGGGCTGGAACTGCGGCAGGAGCAAAAGGAGGACGACCGCAGCGTCGTCTTCGTCACGCGCTCGGCGGCGCTGGTGGCGTGGCTGGAACGCAATGACCTGTTGAAGGGCAAGGCCCTCACGTTGGAGGTGCCGCGCCCCGTTCGCCAGGCGCCCCGCCCCGTCCTCGGCGCGTTCCTGCGCGGCTTGTTCGAGGCCGACGGTACGCTGCTGCACGGCTACCCGCAACTCTCCGCCGCCTCACGCCAATTGGCCGAGGACGTGGTGGTGCTGCTGGGCGGCCTGGGCATCCCGGCCAAGCTCACCCGGTACGAGGCCCTGCCGAACCGCTACTCCAAGCGCGAGCACTACCGCCTCAACGTCGTCAGCGGCAAGGGCCTGGAGCGGTACGTCGAGCGTGTGGGCTGGCTGCTCGGCTCGCGCTTCGAGGCATTGGGGTCCTTCCAACCTGACCCAGCCCGCGAGTCCGCGTGGCCCTTGCCCCACGCGTCCGGTCTGCTGGCGGGCGTGCACGGCAGCCTCCCCGCCGGGCGCAAGGGCAGCCCCTCGGCTTACACCGGGACGCGCAAGACCCTCTCGCGGTACATCCGGGGCGAGCGTGGCTTGACCGCCAGCGGCTACGCGGCCCTCGCCCTGAACCCGCAGATCGCCAATGCTCTGCCCGCCTTCGACCATGACGAGTATTACGTCCGCGTTCAGGGCGTGACGCCGGGCGAGCGCATCCTGACCCTCGACATCTCGGTGGAGGAGAACCACACGTATCTGGCGAACGGGATGGTCAGCCACAACACGAGGCGCGGCGCTGGGATGGCGACTATCTCCATCGAGCACCCCGATGTGCTCGACTTCCTGACCGCCAAGGACCTCGACCGCGAGGCCGCCGAGGGCGACATCTCCACCTTCAACATCTCCATCCTGGTCACCGAGAAGTTCTGGCAGACGCTGGAGCGCGACGGGCTGTGGCACGTGGACGTGCAGGAGGTGCCCGGCAAGTACTACCTGGAGCCCCAGGCAGGCATGTACAACGGACACCTCCCCACCCTGCCCGAGCGGGCCGAGGACGGGGCTCGCGGGGTGCCGCTGTACCGCGCCGCGCCGCAGGGTCGCTACAATCCCGCCGACAAGCGGCCTGGGCTTCCGGCGAAGTGGCTGTGGGACCAGATCGCGCAGCACGCCTGGGCGACGGGCGAGCCGGGGCTGATCTTCGTGGACCGGGTGAACGAGTACTCGGCGTTGAAGGGGCTGGGGAAGCGGTACGAGATTCGGTCGACAAACCCCTGCGTGACCGGGGATACGCTCGTCGCGGTGGCAGATGGGCGAGGCGCGGTGAGCTTCCGTGAGCTGACCGAGGCGGGCGTGGACGTGCCCGTATACACGAAGGATGGGCGGGGCGATGTCGTGGTGCGCTGGATGCGTAACCCGCGCGTGACCGGGTATGACCAGCCCATCTATGAGGTGACTTTCGACGATGGGTTGAAAGTCCGGGTGACGAGAAACCACCGGTTCAACCTGACGGACGGCACGGCCCGGGAGGCGCTGGCGCTCCGGCCGGGGGATTCGGTAGCGTCGCTGACGCAGTTTCATGCCAAGTTCGACGAAGTGCTGCCGCACATGACGAAGACCCGGAGCCAGGACTACGTGTGGCTCACCAGCGGTAAGGGGAAGCCGAAGGGCGAGCACCGGCTGATCGCCGCCTTCTCGCTTGGTCGCGCCCTGAAGACGGGCGAGGTCGTGCATCACCGCGATTACGATGCCCAGAACAACCATCCGGGCAACCTGGAAGTCATGACCGTGGAGGCGCACGACGACCTGCACCGCACCGATATGCTCGGTGACAACAACCCCATGCGCGAGCGGTGGTGGGGTCAGCTCACAGACGCGGAAAAGGACGCCTACCGCAGCCGCATGAGTGTCTCCACCTCTGGCGAGCGCAATGGCCGCCACTCGGGGCTGAGTCATACCGAGCTGGAGGAGGCCGCCCGCGAACTCGCCCGAAGCCTGGGCCGGGGGTTCACGAACCGCGAGTGGCAGACCCACGCCAAGGAGCGCGGCCTTCCCCAGAGCTTCTCGGATCACCGCGAGGCGGAACTGGGGAGCGTGAATGCTCTCTCCGAGCGGGTGGCTAACGATCTGGGTCTCCCAGTGCTGCCTCGCGGTGTGGGGCAGTCTCGTCAGATCGTCCACAACTTCGACCTCTACCAATCGGCACTTGACTCTGGCTATGTGGCTGTGCGCCATGAGGGCAACTTCTATCCCATCGTCACGCGCGCCTGTGAAGACTGCAGAACCCATTACGAGCAGCCCTGGAGTCGCCGCGAGGTGAGCTACTGCCGTCCCTGCGGCCTGAAGCGTGCCTCCGCTGCTGGACGGGAAGGAGCGCGGGCCACGATGGGGCGGGTCAGCGAGAACACCAGCGAGCGCCAGGTGCGGGCCTTCAACGACCTGAAGTTCCGTCTAGGCCGTCGTCCTTTCAAGACGGAGTGGGAGGCGCATTGCCGTGAGGTAGGAGTGCCCGTGCGGCTCCATCCGGGCGGCTTGCCGACTTACGCCGCTCTTACCGAACGCGCCAGCATGGCAAATCACCGTGTCGTGACGGTGGAGTACGTGGGGCGGGAGGACGTATACAACGGCACGGTGGACGAGTTCCACAACTACTACATCGGGCACCACACTGTATCTGCCGAAGGCGAAAAACCTCGCTTCAGTTACGTAAATACCCGGCAATGTGGTGAGATCCCACTCACAATTGGAGAACCGTGTGATTTGGGTGCTATCAACCTCGCCGCCTACGTGAAGGGCAGCACCTTCGACTACGCCGCCTTCCGCGCCGACGTTCGCACCTGTGTCCGTTTCCTCGACGACGTGCTCGACGTGAACGTCTTCGCGCTGGAGGACAACCGGGTGGCGAGCCAGGACCTGCGCCGCCTCGGCCTGGGCGTGATGGGCCTCGCCGATGCCCTCATCAAGATGGGGCTGCGCTACGACAACGAGGCGGGGAGAGAGGCGATCTACGAGATCATGTCTGCCCTTCGGGAAGAGGCTGTGGCCGAGAGCGAGCGGCTGGGTCAGGAGCGCGGCGTGTACCCGGTGTACGGGCGCAACGCGAAGAAGATTCCGCACGGGCCGCGCCGCAATGTCGCCGTACTGACCGTGGCGCCGACGGGCACGACCTCCATGCTCATGGGCGTGTCCAGCGGCATCGAGCCTGTCTTCAGCCCCTTCATCTGGCGCAAGATCGGTTCGGAGTACCGGGCACTCCTCGCCCCCCTCTTCGTGGAGCTGCTGAATCAGTACCCCGCGCCCGCCGGGCTGGAGAAGGACGGCGGCTGGGATTGGGACAAGGTGACGGAGGCGATCAGCGAGAACCACGGCTCGGTGGTGGGCCTGGCCTTTATCCCCGAGGCGCTGCAACAGGTCTTCGTGTGCGCCCACGACATCAAGCCGGAAGATCACGTGCGGATGCAGGGCACCGTGCAGCGGGCCTTCGACGACGGCGGGCAGCACGCCGCGAACAGTTTGTCCAAGACAATCAACCTGCCTCACGAAGCCACCGTGGAGGACGTGCAGGATGCCTACAGCGAGGCCTACCGCACCGGCTGCAAGGGTATCACCGTCTACCGCGACGGCTCACGCCAGTTCCAGGTGCTCTCCACCAGCAAGAAGAAGGAGAAGAAGGCCGAGGAGACGCCCGCCGAGGCGGTGGCCGAGGTCATGGGCGAGAAGACGGGGGAGGTCGTGACCCAGCCCGAGGTCCAGAGCGTCCCCGCTCCGGTCGCCCCTGCCGCTGGGCCCGTCCAGCCCGCCGCCCGCCCCGCCGCTCCCAGCGCCCCGGTCTACGAGCGTCCCGCCCGCCTTCAGGGCATCACCGACATGGTGAAGCTCACCGACCCGACGAGCGGGCACCGGCGCTCCTTCCTCGTCACTGTCAACCACCTCGGGGGCAAGCCGGTTGAGGTCATGGTCATCTCCGGGCGCGCGGGCGACGAGGCGAACGCCGACTCCGAGGCGCTGGGGCGTGTGGTCAGCATCGCGTTGCAGTACGGCGTGCCCGCCTCGGCCCTCGTCAAGACCCTGCGCGGCATCAACGGCGGGCTGTACGGCAGCTACAACGGTCGTCTGGTGGGCTCCAAGGCCGACCTGATCGCCGTCGCCCTGGAGACCTTCCAGAAGGACATGGACGCCGCCAGCCTCCCGCCCCTCGCCGGGGCCAGCGTGGACGCGCCCGCCCTCGCCCCCGCTGCTCCGAGCGGCGTCAGCGTGGAGGGCCTGAGCCGCGAACGCTGCCCGGTGTGCGAGGAACGGGCGGTGATCCGGGAAGAAGGGTGCCTGAAGTGCCAGGCGTGCGGGTATAGCAAGTGCGGATAG
- a CDS encoding IS982 family transposase, with protein MCRPDLSLLPIPDALRRLTVWLTPQMPSKLVHPHEKISDAELVAVALLQRIHKAPYFRGWWRMLKLNHCPHYPSEVQARTRLERLTPVIEGASVEVQALDFVAVDSEPLPVCTFKRAPRCKFKGARHGFSTSGPVYGFKLHAWTTLNGKIAQYVLRPANEHDFTVGCVMNRDWPTFGGPKQIGDKGYQSGTYLTPPKSNAKRPDPRWKDEYAAARKIIESAFSVLVGSGLRWGQVKTMASLRLKVALLVLAHNLKFFDLPA; from the coding sequence ATGTGCCGTCCCGACCTCAGTCTACTCCCCATTCCCGACGCCCTGCGACGCCTGACGGTCTGGCTGACCCCCCAGATGCCATCCAAGCTGGTCCACCCCCACGAGAAGATCAGTGACGCCGAATTGGTGGCGGTGGCCCTATTGCAGCGGATTCACAAAGCACCCTACTTCAGGGGCTGGTGGAGGATGCTCAAACTCAACCACTGTCCCCATTACCCTTCGGAGGTCCAGGCCCGTACCCGGCTGGAACGCTTGACCCCTGTGATCGAGGGCGCGAGTGTCGAAGTCCAGGCACTGGACTTCGTGGCCGTGGACTCCGAACCCCTCCCAGTCTGCACCTTCAAGCGCGCTCCCCGTTGCAAGTTCAAGGGGGCACGACACGGCTTCAGTACCTCCGGCCCGGTGTATGGGTTCAAGCTGCATGCCTGGACGACCCTGAATGGCAAAATCGCCCAGTACGTGCTCCGGCCCGCCAACGAGCATGACTTCACCGTCGGGTGCGTGATGAACCGCGACTGGCCCACCTTCGGTGGGCCGAAGCAGATTGGGGACAAAGGCTATCAGTCCGGCACGTACCTGACGCCACCCAAAAGCAATGCCAAGCGTCCTGACCCTCGTTGGAAAGACGAATATGCGGCTGCCCGCAAGATCATCGAGTCGGCGTTCTCGGTGCTGGTGGGTTCCGGCTTGCGGTGGGGGCAGGTCAAGACGATGGCGAGCTTGCGGCTCAAGGTCGCCCTCCTCGTCCTCGCCCACAACCTCAAGTTCTTTGACCTCCCCGCCTAA